The Actinosynnema mirum DSM 43827 genomic interval CTGGAGAACGTCACCAGCGCCGTCCCGGTCGAGCTGCTCGGCTGCCTGCTCGACGAGGGCGTCAACGCCCGCGACGCCGACCTGCCCGCGCTCGTGCTGCGCGAGTGCCGCGTCGGCCACCCGAGCGAGCCGCCGGTGGACGCCGAGGGCCTGGCCACCAGGGCGTTCGCGCTGGAGCTGAGCGAGGTCCGGGCGCGCTCACCGCGCGGCGCCGTCGTCCTCGCCCACGCCCGCCTCGGCCGGGCCTCCCTGGTCGGCGCGTCGCTGGTCAACGCCGAGGGCCCCGCGCTCGCCGCCCGGTCCCTGCGCGTGGACCAGGGCTGCTACCTGCTCGCGCTCGAGGCGGTCGGCGGCGAGCTGGACGTCGCGGTCGACCTGCGCAACGCCCGCGTCGGCGAGCAGTTCTGCTTCCAGCCCACCCGCCTCGAGCACTCCGGTGGTCCGCAGCGCCGCGTCGACGTCGACGGGCTCACCCACGCGGGCCTGCCCACCGGGATCGACCCCGCCGAGTGGCTCGCCCTGCTGCGCGAGGCCACCCCCGGCTACACCGCCCAGCCCTACCGGCACCTCGCCGCCGCCCACCGCGCCGCCGGGCACGACGCGCAGGCCCGCCGGGTGCTCGTCGCCCAGCGCCGCGACCAGCTCGCCAGGGGCGCCCTCGGCGCGGGCGAGCGGGCCTGGGCGCGGCTCACCGGGCTGCTGCTCGGCTACGGCTACCAGCCGTGGCGCGCGCTGCTGTGCCTGCTCGCGGTGCTGGTGGTCGCCGTCGCGCTCGCCCTGGCCTTGGGTGACGACGGCCTGGCCAGGACCGGGACGCCGCCGGGCCCCTGCCCGGTCGTGGAGCGGGTCGCGTTCGGCCTCGACGTCGGCTCCCCGCTGCTCACCACCACACCGCGCTGCGAGCCCACCGGCGCCACCTCGGGGCAGGCGCTGGGCGTCGCCGGTTGGCTGCTGCGGCTGCTCGCGTGGGGCTTCGCGACGCTGTTCGTCGCCGGGTTCACCGGGGCGGTGCGCAAGACCTGAGCGCAAGGGGCGGGGACGATCCAGACTCTGACGGAGCGCGCCCGTTCGGTGACGTTCCGCTGAAATCCCCTGTTGACGGAGTTCCCGCACGAGTGCGATCGTGTGACTGGGAGCGCTCCCAGTCAGCACCCAGATCACCGGCGATCTGAAGGAGACACCTTGCGACCCAGGCGATTAGGAGCACTGGCGGCAGCCGTGCTCGCGGTGGTCGGCGTGACCACCGTGCTCGGCACCAGTGGAACGGCGCTCGCGCACGGCTCCATGACCTACCCCGGAAGCCGCACCTACCACTGCTACGAGGACGGCCGCGCCAACGGCAACGGCGACCTCAACCCCGCCAACCCGGCCTGCGCCGCAGCCGTCGCCCTCGGCGGCAAGCAACCGCTGTGGGACTGGTTCGGCAACCTCATCAGCCAGGCGGCGGGCAAGCACCGCGAGATCATCGCCGACGGCGACCTGTGCGGCCCCACCGCCAAGTACGACGCCTACAACCTGCCCCGCGCCGACTGGCCGTCCACGACCCTGCGCGCGGGCGCGCCCATCACCTTCCGCTACAACGCCTGGGCCCCGCACCCCGGCACCTGGGACCAGTACGTCACCAAGGACGGCTTCGACGTCACCAAGCCGCTGAAGTGGTCCGACCTGGAGCCCGCGCCGTTCGACTCGGTCCTGAACCCGCCGCTCGCGAACGGCGAGTACGCGTGGAACGCGACCCTGCCGAACAAGACCGGCCGCCACGTCATCTACTCGATCTGGCAGCGCACGGACAGCCCCGAGGCGTTCTACAGCTGCTCCGACGTGGTCTTCACCGGCGGCAACAACACCGGCGACACCCAGGCGCCCACCGCGCCCGGAACGCCCACGGCCACCGCGACCAGCAGCTCGGTCGCCCTGAGCTGGGGCGCGGCCACCGACAACACCGGCGTCACCGGCTACCAGGTGTACCGCGAGGCGGGCGCCAACGACGCGCTCGTGGCCACCACGACGACCCCCTCGGCGACCGTCACCGGCCTGACCGCGAGCACCGCGTACCAGTTCTACGTGGTCGCCCGCGACGCGGCGGGCAACACCTCGCCCCCGTCCTCGCCGGTCAGCGTCACCACCACCGGTGGCGGCGGCACGCCCGGCGGGACCTGCGCGGTCACCTACACCACACCCAGCGTGTGGTCCGG includes:
- a CDS encoding lytic polysaccharide monooxygenase; this encodes MLAVVGVTTVLGTSGTALAHGSMTYPGSRTYHCYEDGRANGNGDLNPANPACAAAVALGGKQPLWDWFGNLISQAAGKHREIIADGDLCGPTAKYDAYNLPRADWPSTTLRAGAPITFRYNAWAPHPGTWDQYVTKDGFDVTKPLKWSDLEPAPFDSVLNPPLANGEYAWNATLPNKTGRHVIYSIWQRTDSPEAFYSCSDVVFTGGNNTGDTQAPTAPGTPTATATSSSVALSWGAATDNTGVTGYQVYREAGANDALVATTTTPSATVTGLTASTAYQFYVVARDAAGNTSPPSSPVSVTTTGGGGTPGGTCAVTYTTPSVWSGGFTANVAVKNTGTSAVSAWQLAWDVPSGESITSAWSAEVVVSGGKATAKGVSWNSGIAPGATVSFGFNGTAGGNPAKPAAFTLGGATCASA